Proteins from a genomic interval of Chitinophagales bacterium:
- the rpsQ gene encoding 30S ribosomal protein S17, whose product MSQERNLRKQRVGVVLSDKMQKTITVSIERKVQHPIYGKFIKKSKKYTAHDEQNDCNIGDIVRIMETRPLSKRKRWRLVEIIERAK is encoded by the coding sequence ATGTCGCAAGAAAGAAACCTTAGAAAGCAACGTGTTGGGGTGGTATTAAGTGATAAGATGCAAAAAACAATCACTGTAAGCATTGAACGTAAAGTGCAACATCCTATCTATGGTAAATTCATTAAGAAAAGTAAAAAATACACTGCTCACGATGAACAAAATGATTGTAACATCGGAGATATAGTGCGAATAATGGAAACTAGACCTCTCAGTAAGCGTAAAAGATGGCGCTTAGTAGAAATTATTGAGCGGGCAAAATAA
- the rplV gene encoding 50S ribosomal protein L22 produces MEAVARLRNHSGSARKTRLVADLVRGLDAEEALNILKYTKKHAARPVEKLLVSAISNWTQKNVENDAAASQLYIKKIFVDGGRVLKRFRPAPYGRAHRIRKRTNHVTIIVDSRTGVGE; encoded by the coding sequence ATGGAAGCGGTAGCAAGGCTTAGAAATCATTCTGGTTCTGCCAGAAAGACACGATTAGTGGCAGATTTAGTAAGAGGTTTGGATGCAGAAGAAGCATTGAACATACTTAAATATACTAAGAAACATGCTGCTCGACCTGTAGAAAAATTATTGGTTTCTGCAATTTCAAACTGGACACAGAAAAATGTCGAAAATGATGCAGCAGCAAGTCAATTGTATATTAAAAAGATTTTTGTGGATGGAGGAAGAGTCTTGAAAAGATTCAGACCTGCACCTTATGGTAGAGCGCATCGTATTAGAAAAAGGACAAATCATGTGACTATTATTGTAGATAGTCGAACAGGAGTAGGAGAATAA
- the rplP gene encoding 50S ribosomal protein L16: MLQPKRTKFRKRHKGRVKGTAQRGSLLSFGTFGLKAMEATWITNRQIESARVAITRYMKREGKVWIRIFPDKPITKKPLEVRMGKGKGAPDHWVAVVKPGRIMFEIEGVPLDIAMEAMRLGAQKLPIRTKFVMRRDFVE, from the coding sequence ATGTTACAACCAAAGCGAACGAAGTTCAGAAAAAGACATAAAGGACGTGTGAAAGGAACTGCCCAACGAGGAAGTTTGCTTTCTTTTGGTACTTTTGGTTTGAAGGCTATGGAGGCTACTTGGATTACTAATAGGCAAATAGAATCAGCTCGTGTGGCTATAACTAGGTATATGAAGAGAGAAGGTAAGGTTTGGATACGTATTTTCCCAGACAAGCCTATTACCAAAAAACCATTAGAAGTTCGTATGGGTAAGGGTAAAGGTGCTCCTGATCATTGGGTGGCAGTAGTTAAACCAGGTCGAATAATGTTTGAAATAGAAGGAGTTCCTTTAGATATAGCTATGGAAGCTATGCGGTTAGGTGCTCAAAAACTTCCTATTAGAACTAAATTTGTAATGAGAAGAGATTTTGTAGAATAA
- the rpmC gene encoding 50S ribosomal protein L29, which produces MANKKINIRDLSTEELFDRIEEDKARLRKLRFNHTVAALENPNVLRNLRRDIARYNTELRRRELEDSSANK; this is translated from the coding sequence ATGGCAAATAAAAAAATAAATATAAGAGATCTATCAACAGAAGAGCTTTTTGATAGAATCGAAGAAGACAAAGCTCGATTGCGCAAATTGCGTTTTAATCATACGGTTGCTGCATTAGAGAATCCTAATGTGTTACGTAATCTTCGCCGTGATATTGCTCGGTATAATACAGAATTAAGACGTAGAGAACTCGAAGACTCAAGCGCAAATAAATAA
- the rpsJ gene encoding 30S ribosomal protein S10 — protein MTQRIRIKLKSYDHNLVDKSSEKIVKTVRSTGAVVSGPIPLPTKRKIFTVLRSPHVNKTSREQFQLCTYKRLLDIYSSTSKTIDALMKLELPSGVDVEIKV, from the coding sequence ATGACACAGAGAATCAGAATAAAATTAAAGTCCTACGACCACAATCTGGTAGATAAATCATCTGAAAAGATTGTTAAAACAGTTCGTTCCACAGGAGCAGTTGTGTCAGGACCTATTCCTTTGCCGACAAAAAGAAAGATATTCACTGTTTTGCGTTCTCCGCATGTGAACAAGACATCAAGAGAGCAATTTCAGTTGTGTACCTACAAAAGGTTATTGGATATTTACAGCTCAACTTCAAAGACAATCGATGCTTTGATGAAACTTGAGTTGCCCAGTGGTGTAGATGTTGAAATAAAAGTATAA
- the rplN gene encoding 50S ribosomal protein L14 produces the protein MIQQESRLKVADNSGAKEVLCIRVLGGTGRRYASVGDNIVITVKDAMPSGGVKKGTVSKAVIVRTKKHIRRKDGTYISFDDNAVVLIDGSGEPRGTRIFGPVARELRDRGYTRIVSLAPEVL, from the coding sequence ATGATTCAACAAGAAAGTAGACTTAAAGTAGCAGATAATAGCGGTGCTAAAGAAGTATTATGCATCCGTGTATTAGGAGGTACAGGAAGACGTTACGCTTCGGTAGGGGATAATATTGTTATTACTGTAAAAGATGCTATGCCTTCTGGAGGAGTGAAAAAAGGAACCGTATCCAAAGCTGTTATAGTAAGGACAAAAAAGCATATAAGACGTAAAGATGGAACATATATATCTTTCGACGATAATGCTGTTGTTTTGATTGATGGTTCTGGTGAGCCAAGAGGAACTAGGATATTTGGACCTGTTGCTCGTGAGTTGAGAGATAGAGGATACACTCGTATTGTTTCTCTAGCACCTGAGGTATTATAG
- the rplD gene encoding 50S ribosomal protein L4: MKVEVLNITGQSTGREIDLPDEIFGVEPNDHVLYLAVKQYLANQRQGTHKAKERGEITGSTRKIKKQKGTGTARAGSIKNPLFKGGGRIFGPKPRDYRQKLNKKVKTLARKSALSYKAKENQILVIEDFDFDVPKTKAYLKMLQDLKTSEQKSLLVLNEPKKNIYLSSRNVPKASVMTMDSLNTYKIMNAHTLILSESAAKNF; this comes from the coding sequence ATGAAAGTAGAAGTTTTAAATATTACTGGACAATCAACAGGTAGAGAAATTGATTTACCTGATGAAATATTTGGAGTTGAACCTAACGACCATGTTCTTTATTTAGCTGTAAAGCAATATTTGGCTAATCAACGTCAAGGAACACACAAGGCTAAAGAGCGTGGCGAAATTACTGGATCAACACGAAAAATTAAGAAACAAAAAGGAACTGGTACAGCTCGAGCAGGCAGCATAAAAAACCCCTTATTTAAAGGTGGAGGTAGGATATTTGGACCAAAACCAAGGGATTACCGCCAAAAACTAAATAAGAAGGTGAAGACACTTGCAAGAAAATCTGCGTTGTCTTACAAGGCTAAAGAAAATCAAATATTAGTAATTGAAGATTTTGATTTTGATGTGCCAAAGACTAAAGCATATTTGAAAATGCTTCAGGATTTAAAGACGAGTGAACAGAAAAGTTTACTCGTTTTGAATGAGCCAAAGAAAAACATCTACCTGTCTTCAAGAAATGTTCCTAAAGCCAGTGTTATGACGATGGATAGCTTAAATACTTATAAAATTATGAATGCTCATACACTTATATTAAGTGAAAGTGCAGCTAAAAATTTTTAA
- the rplB gene encoding 50S ribosomal protein L2 — translation MALKKHKPVTAGSRFRISNAFEEITTSKPEKSLLAPWKRSGGRNNQGKMTVRYRGGGHKRRYRIIDFKRNKYNISATVQTIEYDPNRSAFIALIQYEDGEKRYILAPGGLSVGDKIISGENVEPEVGNALFLRDVPLGTLVHNIELSPEGGGKIARGAGTYAQLTAKDGKYAILRLPSGETRMVLLTCMATIGTVSNSDHNLQVLAKAGRKRWMGRRPRTRGVAMNPVDHPMGGGEGRSSGGHPRSRTGIFAKGQKTRNKNKPSSKLIISKRKNRK, via the coding sequence ATGGCACTTAAAAAACATAAACCGGTAACAGCTGGTTCGCGATTTAGGATTTCAAATGCTTTTGAAGAGATAACCACAAGCAAACCTGAAAAATCCTTATTGGCTCCTTGGAAGCGTTCTGGTGGACGAAATAATCAGGGAAAAATGACCGTTCGTTATAGAGGAGGAGGTCATAAGAGAAGATATAGAATTATTGATTTTAAACGCAATAAGTATAACATATCTGCAACGGTTCAAACTATAGAGTATGATCCAAACAGAAGTGCTTTTATTGCCTTAATTCAATATGAGGATGGAGAGAAACGATATATTCTTGCACCAGGAGGATTAAGCGTAGGGGATAAAATTATATCAGGAGAAAATGTAGAACCTGAAGTAGGAAACGCATTATTTTTAAGAGATGTTCCTTTAGGAACCTTGGTTCACAATATCGAACTTTCTCCAGAAGGAGGTGGTAAGATTGCTCGTGGAGCAGGAACTTATGCACAGCTTACTGCAAAAGATGGTAAATATGCAATATTGAGGTTGCCTTCCGGCGAAACTAGAATGGTTCTGTTGACTTGTATGGCAACTATAGGAACTGTGTCAAACTCAGACCACAATCTTCAAGTACTTGCAAAGGCAGGTAGAAAAAGATGGATGGGGAGAAGACCTCGTACAAGAGGTGTTGCAATGAATCCTGTAGATCACCCAATGGGTGGCGGAGAAGGAAGATCTTCTGGAGGGCATCCCCGTTCAAGAACAGGAATATTTGCCAAAGGTCAAAAAACCAGAAATAAAAATAAACCTTCTTCTAAATTAATTATTAGCAAAAGGAAGAATAGAAAATAG
- the rpsG gene encoding 30S ribosomal protein S7 — translation MRKSRAKKRPLSPDPKFNDQLVTRFVNMMMWSGKKGVAFKIFYDAVEIVSEKTKSDGYELWKKALNNIMPLVEVRSRRIGGATFQIPTEIRPDRKVSVGMKWLITFSRKRNGKSMAEKLSAEIMAAAKNEGAAVKKKEDTHRMAEANKAFSHFRV, via the coding sequence ATGCGTAAGTCAAGAGCAAAAAAAAGACCTTTATCACCAGATCCCAAATTTAATGACCAACTGGTCACACGATTTGTAAACATGATGATGTGGAGCGGTAAAAAAGGAGTCGCCTTCAAAATATTTTATGATGCAGTAGAAATCGTTTCAGAAAAAACGAAGAGCGATGGCTACGAGTTGTGGAAAAAAGCATTAAACAACATAATGCCACTTGTGGAGGTACGCAGTAGAAGAATCGGAGGTGCAACCTTCCAAATTCCAACTGAGATTCGTCCAGACAGAAAAGTTTCTGTTGGCATGAAATGGTTGATTACTTTCTCTCGCAAACGAAATGGTAAATCTATGGCAGAAAAATTGTCTGCTGAGATTATGGCGGCTGCTAAAAATGAAGGTGCTGCTGTTAAAAAGAAAGAAGATACTCACCGTATGGCAGAGGCAAATAAAGCATTTTCACACTTTAGAGTGTAA
- the rplC gene encoding 50S ribosomal protein L3 has product MKGLIGKKIGMTSIFNDAGHQIACTVVQLGPCYVTQVKTEDSDGYNAIQLAYDDKKEKGVTNALKGHFQKAGVSPKKKIIEFSDFDIDVALGDEVSLEIFNEGQRVNVVGTSKGKGFQGVVKRYGFKGVNDATHGQHNRQRAPGSIGASSYPSRVFKGMRMAGRTGGDRVKSLNLEVIKILKDKNLMLVKGAVPGSKGSYVIVENA; this is encoded by the coding sequence ATGAAAGGATTAATAGGCAAAAAGATTGGCATGACAAGCATCTTTAATGATGCAGGACACCAAATAGCCTGTACTGTAGTGCAGTTAGGGCCTTGTTATGTTACACAAGTGAAAACAGAAGATTCTGACGGTTATAATGCCATTCAATTGGCTTATGATGATAAAAAAGAAAAAGGGGTTACCAATGCTTTGAAAGGTCATTTTCAAAAAGCAGGAGTATCTCCCAAAAAGAAAATAATAGAATTTTCTGACTTTGACATAGACGTAGCATTAGGTGATGAAGTTTCACTGGAAATCTTTAATGAAGGACAACGAGTTAATGTAGTTGGTACTTCTAAAGGTAAAGGTTTCCAAGGTGTAGTGAAAAGATATGGGTTCAAAGGTGTGAATGATGCTACTCACGGGCAGCATAATCGTCAAAGAGCACCAGGATCAATAGGTGCTTCGTCTTATCCTTCCAGAGTATTTAAAGGAATGCGTATGGCGGGTAGAACAGGTGGTGATCGTGTGAAATCTCTTAATTTAGAAGTCATCAAAATTTTGAAAGATAAAAATTTGATGTTGGTGAAAGGTGCTGTGCCTGGATCTAAAGGTTCTTATGTTATTGTTGAGAACGCTTAA
- a CDS encoding rhomboid family intramembrane serine protease: MKITYNSPVILTYTLIATVVMFLTDSVLGEGFTHTFFAVSPQSDFTNPISFFTLASHAIGHANWTHLVGNFTFILLIGPLIEEKYGSKLLLIMMLITAFVTGILNVTLFSTGLLGASGIVFMLILLSSMTNFKSGTIPLTFILVVILFLGKEVIASIQADNISQFAHIIGGIFGAVFGFVFGKTDKPIDLAHPY, encoded by the coding sequence ATGAAAATTACATATAATTCTCCTGTTATTCTCACTTATACTCTAATAGCAACCGTTGTAATGTTCCTTACAGATTCTGTATTAGGAGAAGGTTTCACACATACCTTCTTTGCAGTTTCTCCTCAATCCGATTTCACTAACCCTATTTCCTTTTTCACACTCGCTAGCCATGCTATTGGACATGCCAACTGGACACATTTGGTTGGTAATTTTACATTTATTTTATTGATAGGACCATTGATTGAAGAAAAATATGGTTCAAAACTGCTGTTAATCATGATGTTGATTACTGCTTTTGTAACAGGAATTTTGAATGTTACTTTATTTTCTACGGGATTGTTGGGCGCAAGTGGTATAGTTTTTATGTTGATTTTATTGAGTTCTATGACCAACTTTAAATCTGGAACTATTCCACTTACCTTTATCTTGGTTGTTATTTTGTTTTTAGGAAAAGAAGTTATTGCCAGTATTCAAGCTGATAATATTTCACAATTTGCACATATTATTGGCGGTATTTTTGGAGCTGTTTTTGGTTTCGTATTTGGCAAGACCGATAAGCCAATTGACCTTGCACACCCTTATTAA
- a CDS encoding riboflavin synthase, with product MFTGIIETLGTVTRLQKEGNNLHISVESSISSSFKIDQSVAHNGICLTVVALDGNVHTVTAIHETLIKTNLEHLRVGSKVNLERSITANTRIDGHFVQGHVDTTAHCIKIEEVSGSWYFTFEYDKSVEYILVDKGSVCIDGTSLTIVESEHPTFSVAIIPYTYQHTLFGQYQISNVVNLEFDIIGKYISKLAKHYFVK from the coding sequence ATGTTTACAGGAATTATAGAAACATTAGGGACAGTCACAAGACTTCAAAAAGAGGGAAATAATCTACATATTTCTGTTGAATCTTCTATTTCCTCTTCCTTCAAAATAGACCAAAGCGTAGCACACAATGGTATTTGCTTGACAGTTGTTGCTTTAGATGGAAATGTTCATACCGTTACAGCAATTCATGAAACATTAATCAAAACTAATTTAGAACATTTAAGAGTTGGAAGTAAGGTTAACTTAGAGCGTTCTATTACTGCCAATACTCGTATTGATGGACACTTTGTTCAGGGACATGTAGATACTACTGCACATTGTATCAAAATTGAAGAGGTAAGCGGAAGTTGGTATTTTACCTTTGAATACGATAAAAGTGTGGAATATATTTTGGTTGATAAAGGGTCAGTTTGTATTGATGGAACAAGTTTAACGATAGTCGAGTCAGAGCATCCTACGTTTTCAGTTGCAATCATCCCATATACTTACCAGCATACTTTGTTTGGTCAATATCAAATAAGTAATGTGGTTAATTTAGAGTTTGATATCATTGGAAAATACATTAGTAAATTAGCCAAACATTATTTTGTAAAATAG
- the rpsL gene encoding 30S ribosomal protein S12 produces MPTIQQLVRKGRVIQKSVSKSRALDKCPQKRGVCTRVYTTTPKKPNSALRKVAKVRLTNGIEVIAYIPGEGHNLQEHSIVLIRGGRVKDLPGVRYHIVRGSLDTAGVENRKQSRSKYGTKRPKS; encoded by the coding sequence ATGCCAACTATACAACAATTAGTACGTAAAGGAAGAGTCATCCAAAAATCGGTTAGTAAATCGAGAGCATTGGATAAATGTCCGCAAAAACGTGGCGTTTGTACGAGGGTATATACAACCACTCCTAAAAAACCGAATTCCGCTCTTAGAAAAGTAGCGAAAGTTCGTTTGACCAATGGTATTGAGGTGATTGCTTATATTCCCGGCGAAGGACACAACTTACAAGAGCACTCTATTGTATTGATTAGAGGAGGCAGGGTGAAAGATTTGCCTGGTGTGCGTTATCACATCGTCAGAGGATCTCTGGATACTGCTGGTGTAGAAAATCGAAAACAAAGCAGATCAAAATACGGTACAAAACGCCCTAAAAGCTAA
- a CDS encoding ion transporter, with protein sequence MFLSNRITYSAIVLNAVVIFLLSFPNIDNDFEWILLWLDTFFVLFFVFEAISKIHYFKPSAYFNDKWNTFDFAIVVLSLPSLLMPIIPALPDLSFMLLLRLFRLVRLFRFFGFVPHLQQLIEGLGRAFKASIFILMALALYNFILAVFSCHLFSKYSVEHFGDPIISFFTIFQMFTLEGWNDIPNTIELNSNGSIGGWCKLYFAFVVLTGGIFGLSITNAIFVDEMTIDNTAILEEKIDHLQQQINQLQTFLEEKSNN encoded by the coding sequence ATGTTTTTATCGAATCGAATTACTTATTCTGCTATTGTTCTCAATGCAGTGGTGATTTTCCTATTGTCTTTTCCTAATATTGACAACGATTTTGAATGGATATTGCTTTGGTTGGATACTTTCTTTGTGCTGTTTTTCGTATTTGAAGCCATTTCAAAAATACACTATTTCAAACCCTCCGCTTACTTCAATGACAAGTGGAATACCTTTGATTTCGCAATAGTTGTATTGAGCCTTCCTTCTCTTCTTATGCCAATCATTCCTGCCCTACCCGACCTCTCTTTTATGCTACTTTTGCGTTTATTTCGTCTGGTTAGGTTATTTCGTTTTTTCGGTTTTGTACCTCATTTACAACAACTTATTGAAGGATTAGGGCGTGCTTTCAAAGCTTCCATTTTTATATTGATGGCACTCGCTCTCTACAACTTTATATTGGCAGTATTCTCTTGTCACCTTTTTAGCAAATATTCTGTAGAACATTTTGGCGACCCGATTATCTCGTTTTTTACCATTTTCCAGATGTTCACCCTTGAAGGATGGAACGACATTCCAAATACTATTGAACTCAACTCCAATGGAAGTATTGGAGGATGGTGTAAACTCTATTTTGCTTTTGTGGTATTGACAGGAGGTATATTTGGCTTGTCTATTACAAATGCCATTTTTGTAGATGAAATGACCATAGATAATACCGCTATTTTGGAGGAAAAAATAGACCATTTGCAGCAACAAATCAATCAATTGCAGACTTTCTTAGAAGAAAAAAGCAATAACTGA
- the fusA gene encoding elongation factor G yields the protein MARDLKFTRNIGIAAHIDAGKTTTTERVLYYTGITHKMGEVHDGGATMDWMEQEQERGITITSAATKTHWKYKDEDYQINIIDTPGHVDFTVEVERSLRVLDGVVALFCAVGGVEPQSETVWRQANRYKVPRIGFVNKMDRTGANFLEVVGQVKEMLGANPVPLQLPIGAEDDFIGVVDLIANRAIVWDEESKGMNFDVIPIPEDMVELVEEYRAKLVEAVASYDDDILEKFFDDPESITVPELESAIRKATIDLSIIPMFCGSAFKNKGVQAVLDGVVTYLPSPLDIEAVEGINPDTEKMESRKPSVDEPFAALCFKIATDPYVGRLCFFRVYSGSLDAGSAVLNTRTGKKERISRIYQMHSNKQNPIDRVEAGDIAAGVGFKNIRTGDTLTSLDAPIALESMTFPEPVISLAIEPKTQKDLNKLGMGLAKLAEEDPTFKVRFDEETGQTVISGMGELHLEIIVDRLKREFKVECNQGAPEVNYREAITKTIDYTEIYKKQSGGRGKFAKIQVEIGPADPDKETGEIKAGLQFVNDVVGGSIPREFIPAVEKGFAAAMKTGPLAGYEVEALKVRLYDGGFHPVDSDNLSFELAAKMAFRRAGKLTEAGAQILEPIMKLEVIAPEEHTGNVMGDLTRRRGIMEGMDMKGNAQVIKAKVPLSEMFGYVTDLRTITSGRATSSMEFSHYAPAPKGISEEVIAKAHGKLNVEA from the coding sequence ATGGCAAGGGATTTAAAATTCACAAGGAATATTGGTATTGCAGCTCACATTGATGCTGGTAAAACTACAACTACTGAACGAGTTCTTTACTATACAGGTATTACTCACAAAATGGGAGAAGTACATGATGGTGGAGCAACAATGGATTGGATGGAGCAAGAGCAAGAGAGAGGTATTACAATTACTTCTGCTGCTACTAAAACTCATTGGAAGTATAAAGATGAGGATTATCAAATTAATATAATTGATACTCCTGGTCACGTTGATTTCACAGTAGAAGTAGAACGTTCTTTGAGGGTATTAGATGGAGTTGTTGCATTATTTTGTGCAGTGGGAGGAGTAGAGCCTCAGTCTGAAACAGTTTGGAGACAAGCTAACCGTTACAAAGTACCCCGTATTGGCTTTGTGAATAAAATGGATAGAACTGGTGCAAATTTTTTAGAAGTTGTAGGCCAAGTTAAAGAAATGTTAGGTGCAAATCCTGTACCTTTGCAATTGCCTATCGGTGCGGAGGATGATTTTATTGGTGTAGTTGATTTGATTGCTAATAGAGCAATTGTGTGGGATGAAGAAAGTAAAGGAATGAACTTTGATGTAATTCCTATACCTGAAGACATGGTTGAGTTAGTTGAAGAATATCGTGCAAAATTAGTAGAGGCAGTAGCCAGTTATGATGATGATATTTTGGAGAAATTTTTCGATGATCCTGAATCAATCACTGTTCCAGAGTTAGAATCAGCTATTAGAAAAGCAACAATTGATTTATCAATTATCCCAATGTTCTGTGGTTCTGCCTTCAAAAATAAAGGCGTACAAGCTGTATTGGATGGAGTTGTCACATACTTGCCTTCTCCGTTAGATATAGAAGCTGTAGAGGGTATCAATCCAGATACAGAAAAAATGGAAAGTAGAAAGCCAAGCGTAGATGAACCATTTGCTGCGCTTTGTTTCAAAATAGCTACGGATCCTTATGTTGGTCGTTTGTGTTTTTTCAGAGTGTATTCAGGCTCATTAGATGCTGGATCAGCGGTTTTGAATACACGAACAGGTAAAAAAGAGCGCATTTCTAGAATTTATCAAATGCATTCTAACAAACAAAATCCAATTGATAGAGTAGAAGCAGGAGATATTGCAGCAGGAGTAGGATTTAAAAATATTCGTACAGGTGATACACTTACTTCTTTGGATGCTCCGATTGCATTAGAAAGTATGACTTTCCCTGAGCCAGTTATTAGTTTAGCAATTGAACCCAAAACTCAAAAAGATCTCAATAAACTGGGGATGGGCTTGGCTAAATTAGCAGAAGAAGACCCTACCTTCAAAGTAAGGTTTGACGAAGAAACTGGTCAAACAGTAATCAGTGGAATGGGTGAACTGCATCTTGAGATTATTGTGGATAGATTGAAAAGAGAGTTTAAAGTTGAATGTAATCAAGGCGCACCAGAAGTAAATTATAGGGAGGCAATTACCAAAACTATCGACTATACTGAAATCTATAAAAAGCAATCAGGTGGTCGTGGTAAATTTGCAAAGATACAAGTTGAAATTGGACCTGCCGATCCTGATAAAGAAACTGGGGAAATAAAAGCAGGCTTACAGTTTGTAAATGATGTTGTTGGAGGATCTATTCCTCGTGAATTCATCCCCGCAGTAGAAAAAGGTTTTGCTGCAGCAATGAAAACAGGACCTTTGGCAGGATATGAGGTAGAAGCATTGAAGGTTCGTTTATATGATGGTGGATTCCACCCAGTAGATTCAGATAACCTTTCATTTGAGTTGGCCGCAAAAATGGCTTTTCGAAGAGCGGGAAAATTAACAGAGGCAGGAGCACAAATACTGGAGCCTATCATGAAACTCGAAGTGATAGCGCCTGAAGAACATACAGGTAATGTGATGGGAGATTTGACTCGAAGAAGAGGGATTATGGAAGGAATGGATATGAAAGGTAATGCACAAGTGATAAAAGCTAAAGTGCCGTTGTCTGAAATGTTCGGATATGTAACAGATTTGAGAACAATTACTTCTGGAAGAGCAACATCCAGCATGGAATTCTCTCACTATGCACCTGCTCCAAAGGGTATTTCGGAGGAAGTAATTGCAAAAGCTCATGGAAAACTTAACGTTGAAGCATAA
- the rpsS gene encoding 30S ribosomal protein S19, producing the protein MARSLKKGPYIHHKLQSKVDVLNEKGRKTVVKTWSRASMITPDFVGHTFAVHNGNKFIPVYVTENMVGHKLGEFAPTRNFRGHSSKKK; encoded by the coding sequence ATGGCAAGATCACTAAAAAAAGGACCTTACATACATCATAAATTGCAAAGCAAAGTAGATGTGCTTAATGAAAAAGGAAGAAAGACTGTTGTTAAGACTTGGTCAAGGGCATCGATGATTACACCTGATTTTGTTGGACATACATTTGCAGTGCATAATGGGAATAAATTTATTCCTGTATATGTGACAGAAAATATGGTAGGTCATAAACTTGGAGAATTCGCACCAACGCGTAATTTTAGAGGACATTCTTCTAAGAAAAAATAA
- the rpsC gene encoding 30S ribosomal protein S3, which translates to MGQKVNPIANRLGFIRGWDSNWFATSTDFADKLIEDEKIRKYLNARIVKGGIARIVIERTLKRITITLHTSRPGIIIGKGGSEVDRIKEELKKLTKKEVQINIVEIRRPELDANIVAETIAKQLEARINYRRAVRMAIASTMRQPEAEGIKIRVSGRLGGAEMARTEENKQGRTPLHTFRADIDYALKEAKTVYGIIGVKVWICKGEVLGKRDLSPSVPQDKKRRGGGSGGRRRK; encoded by the coding sequence ATGGGTCAAAAAGTTAATCCAATAGCTAACAGATTGGGCTTTATCAGAGGTTGGGATTCAAACTGGTTTGCTACATCTACAGATTTCGCAGATAAACTCATTGAAGATGAGAAAATCCGTAAATATCTAAATGCTAGAATTGTAAAAGGAGGAATTGCTAGAATTGTGATTGAGCGTACCTTAAAGCGAATCACGATTACTTTGCACACATCTCGTCCTGGAATTATCATTGGTAAAGGTGGAAGTGAAGTCGATAGAATTAAGGAGGAGTTGAAAAAATTAACCAAGAAAGAGGTACAAATCAACATTGTCGAGATTCGAAGACCTGAGTTAGATGCAAATATAGTTGCAGAAACAATTGCTAAGCAGTTAGAGGCTAGGATTAATTATAGAAGAGCTGTGAGAATGGCAATTGCATCGACTATGCGTCAACCAGAAGCGGAAGGAATAAAAATAAGAGTATCTGGAAGACTTGGAGGAGCAGAAATGGCTCGTACTGAAGAAAATAAACAAGGAAGAACTCCTTTGCATACTTTTAGAGCGGATATAGATTATGCATTGAAAGAAGCTAAAACTGTATATGGCATTATTGGTGTTAAGGTTTGGATATGCAAAGGTGAAGTTTTAGGTAAAAGAGATTTATCTCCAAGTGTACCACAAGATAAGAAACGAAGAGGCGGTGGATCTGGAGGAAGAAGAAGAAAATAA
- the rplW gene encoding 50S ribosomal protein L23 — translation MAREILIQPLVTEKMSLLSEKLNKYGFLVDKGANKIQIKNAVEEVYGVTVLEVNTIIVPAKRKTRYTRKGIMEGRTNLYKKAIVTVGAEDTIDFFEAV, via the coding sequence ATGGCACGGGAAATATTAATACAACCACTGGTTACTGAAAAAATGTCACTACTAAGTGAAAAACTGAATAAATACGGCTTTCTTGTTGATAAAGGGGCTAATAAAATTCAGATAAAGAATGCCGTAGAAGAGGTATATGGAGTAACTGTTTTGGAGGTGAACACAATTATTGTACCAGCAAAACGTAAAACAAGGTATACTAGAAAAGGCATCATGGAAGGAAGGACAAATTTATACAAAAAAGCTATCGTAACGGTAGGTGCAGAAGATACTATTGATTTCTTTGAAGCCGTATAG